GACTCCGCGGTCGTGACCCAGCCGACGCCGAGCAGCACCGGCAGCCCGACCGCGAAGATCAGCGGCATCCCGCCGAACGACAGCCAGACGGTCTCGAGCGGCTCGCGGACCGGTTCGTTCCTGGCCAGCGCGACCACGACGCAGCCGATGGTCAGCGCGATCATCAGGCCGAAGACCACCAGGCCGACGTACAGGAGCCCGGCCGTGCTCTCCCAGCGGCTCCTGCGCACCACGAACGACGGCGCGGGCTCGGTCTTCGTCATAACCGCATTGTGTGCGCTGCCGGGGTCGCGCACCAGTCCTGTGGCGCGTCCGTCACGCCGCTCCGGGCCGGGACCTGACCAGGAGAGTGCTGGTCGCGGTCGCGATCAGGTCGCCGGCCGCGTTCACTACGTTGCCTTCGGCAAATATCACCGAGCGGCCGCCCTTCACCACCCAGCCGGTGCCGATCAGCTCACCGGTGTCGGCCAGGACCGGGCGCAGGTAGTTCACCTTGATCTCGACCGACGTATACCCGACGCCGGCCGGCAAGGTGGTGTGCGCCGCGCAGCCGGTCACCGTGTCCAGCAGCGTGCACACCAGACCGCCGTGCACCATCCCGATCGGGTTGTACGACGCGTGCGACGGCTGGCAGCTGAACGCGACCTTGCCCTTCTCCACGCTCACCGGGCCGAACTGCATCAGCACCGCGATCGGTGGTGGTGGAATGGTCCCCTCGGTCAGGCCTTGCATGTACTCCAGCCCGCTGAGCGCCGCCGTCTCGGCCAGTACCTGCTCGGGATCGGTCCATCGGAACGTCTGCTCACCCATGGTCTGAATAGTAGACTCAGCCAGGTTCTTTCGGCGGACCCGGTCCTCCGATCGACGCCGCCGGGTTCGCCGTCCGTCCTTCCATCGGATGAATTACCCGGGCCTTACGTGTCACGGACTTTGGTACGGACCGCGGTTCCGTAAGAATCGACGTCATGCCCGACCGCCAGACAGCACTCGCCAGCCGCCCGCCGCGCAGCGCCGCCCGCAAGCGCCGCTCAGGTGGGCAGCGTCGTACCGGCGGCAAGTGGCGTCGCGGCATCGTGATCGCCGTCCTCGCGATCCTGTCGGCGCTGCCGCTGATGTTCCACCGCCACGTGCCGAACTCGGTCGGCAACCTGGGCAGCCTGCTCGACACCTTCCTGCCGTGGGTCGGGCTCGCCGTACCGGTGCTCGCCGTGGCCGCGCTCGTCCGCCGGTCGGCCACGGCCGGCGTCGCGCTGCTCGTGCCCGCGGTCGTGTGGGGCTTGATGTTCGGTCACCTGCTGATCCCGAACGGGTCCGACGGTGGGCCGCACGACCTGCGCGTGCTGTCGCACAACGTCGACGCCGACAACCCGGACCCGGAGAGGACCGCCGCGGACCTGCTCGCGGCCGACGCGGACGTGATCGCGCTGGAGGAGATCACGGCGGCGGACCTGAAGGTCTACAAGCGCGAGCTCGCCGCGGAGTACCCGCACGTGGTGTCGCGGGGGACCGTGGCACTGTGGTCGAAGTTCCCGGTCGAGGAGGGCAAGGCCGTCGACGTCGGCTTCTCCTGGACCCGCGCGCTGCGCGCCGAGGTCAGTACGCCGGAGGGCAAGGTCGCCTTCTACGTCGCGCACCTGGCGTCGGTGCGGGTCGGCACGAGCGGTTTCACCTCGAACCAGCGCAACGAGACGATCAAGCAGCTCGGGCAGCAGATCGCGGCCGAGAAGCGCGCCGGGGTGGTCGTGATGGGCGACTTCAACGGGACCGCGAACGACCGCAGCCTCGCACCGATCACCGCCGGTCTGCGCTCGGCGCAGGGCGCGGCCGGGCAGGGGTTCGGCTTCACCTGGCCGGCGAAGTTCCCGATGGCGCGGATCGACCACATCATGGTCCGCGGCGTGACGCCCACCAAGGCATGGGTGATGGAACCGACCGGCAGCGATCACCGGCCTGTTGTCGCCGAGCTGACGATCTAAGCCTCCGCGATCCCGTGCCGGTAGGCGTACCTGACCGCCTCGGCGCGATGCCGCGCACCGATCTTCGCGAACCCGTCGTTGGTGCTCTGCGTCCGCGGGACCAGCCGGAGGTGGAGCCCGGGTGGAGAAACGCCCGGGCACGACCCAGCGGGACTGTGGTTGAAAGCAGGAGTAACGTTCCTCACCGGTAACAGCACCTTGCGTCACGAGACGATGCGGAGGCCGGATGTTCGCACAAGAATCGGTCCTGAGGCTGGACGCCCAGGCGATCGACTACATCATCATCGCGTTGTACTTCGTCTTCGTGCTCGGCATCGGGTACCTCGCCAAACGCGCGGTCTCGAACAGCCTCGACTTCTTCCTGTCCGGCCGCTCGCTGCCGGCCTGGGTGACCGGGCTGGCGTTCATCTCGGCCAACCTCGGCGCGATCGAGATCATGGGCATGTCGGCCAACGGCGCCCAGTACGGCATGCCGACCGTGCACTACTTCTGGATCGGCGCGATCCCCGCGATGCTGTTCCTCGGCGTCGTGATGATGCCGTTCTACTACGGCTCCAAGGTGCGCAGCGTGCCGGAGTTCATGCTGCGCCGGTTCGGCAAACCCGCCCACCTGGTGAACGCGATCAGCTTCGCCGTGGCGCAGGTCCTGATCGCGGGCGTGAACCTGTTCCTGCTCGCCACCATCGTCAACGTGCTGCTGGGCTGGCCGATCTGGGTCTCCACGATCGTTGCCGCGGTCATCGTTCTCAGCTACATCACGCTCGGCGGCCTGTCCGCGGCGATCTACAACGAGGTGCTGCAGTTCTTCGTGATCGTCGCCGCGCTGCTGCCGCTGACGATCGTCGGCCTGCACCGGGTCGGCGGCTGGCAGGGCCTGGTCGACAAGGTCACCGCCGCACCCAACGGCGGCGCCGAGCAGTTGAGCGCCTGGCCGGGCAACCAGCTGAGCGGCTTCGACAACAGCTTCCTGTCGGTGATCGGCCTGGTCTTCGGTCTCGGTTTCGTGCTGTCGTTCGGTTACTGGACGACGAACTTCGTCGAGGTCCAGCGCGCGATGGCCAGCAAGAACATGTCGGCGGCCCGGCGGACGCCGATCATCGGCGCGTTCCCGAAGATGTTCATCCCGTTCATCGTGATCATCCCCGGCATGATCGCCGCGGTCGCCGTACCGGAGCTGCAGGCGGTCAAGGCCGGCACCGGCTCTGAGGTCACCTACAACGACGCGTTGCTGCTGCTGATGCGCGACCTGCTGCCGAACGGCATGCTCGGCCTGGCGATCACCGGTCTGCTGGCGTCGTTCATGGCCGGGATGGCGGCGAACCTCAGCTCGTTCAACACGGTGATGACGTACGACCTGCTCGAGCGGTACGTGATCAAGGACCGCAGCGACGGCTTCTACCTGCGGACCGGCCGCTGGGTGACGGTGATCGGCACGCTGATCGCGGTCGGTACGGCGGCGATCGCGTCGGGCTACAGCAACCTGATGGACTACCTGCAGCAGCTGTTCTCGTTCTTCAACGCGCCGCTGTTCGCCACCTTCATCCTCGGCATGTTCTGGAAGCGGATGACGGCCACGGCCGGCTGGGTCGGCCTGGTCAGCGGTACGTCGACCGCGGTGCTGGTGTTCATCCTGTCCGAGACCGGCGTGATCAACCTGCCGGGCCAGGGCGCGAGCTTCGTCGGCGCCGGTGCGGCGTTCGTCGTCGACATCGTGGTCAGTGTCGCGGTCAGCATGGTCACCAGGCCGAAGGCGGACGAGGACCTGAAGGGGCTGGTCTACTCGCTGACCCCGAAGGCCGACCGGACCGAGGCGGCCCAGGCGGGCGACCACGGCTGGTACCGCAGGCCCACCCTGCTGGCCGGCATCGCGCTCGCGATGACCGTCGTCCTCAACATCGTCTTCGGCTGACCCGGAAAGGAAGCGAGAGATGGCAGACAAGCAGAAGGCCGGAGCGTTCGACATCCGGGTGGTGATCGCGGCACTGATCGGCCTGTACGGCGTACTGCTGACGGTCCTCGGGATCATCGCCGACCCGGCCGAGGTGGACAAGGCCGACGGGCTGAACATCAACCTGTGGGGCGGGATCGCGATGCTCGTCTTCGCCGCGGTCTTCGTGCTCTGGTCGCGGCTGCGGCCGATCGTCGTACCGGCGGAGCCGTCGGAGACATCCGGCACGGAACAGGCATGACCTCCGGCGCTATCGGTCGTTGTAAGACCACTAGCGCCGGTGGTCCTTTGCGGTGGGACGCCGGCATCGCCCCCGTTCCACCGCGAAGGACCACGTATGCCTGCTGCAGCTCCGTTGTCCCGCCGGGCCTTCCTGGCCCGGATCGGTGTGCTCGGTGCGGCGCTGGGTGGAGGCGGCCTGCTGGCCCGCGGCCTCCTCGCCCCGGCCGACGCCGCCACCGGTAACCCGCTCCTGCCCCCTGTCGTCGACCTGATCCGGCCGGTGCTGGCCGAGCTCGCCCGCGACACCCTGAACGGCCTGACCGTCTTCGCGATGCCCGGACCGGACCCGTACTCCCGCACCCAGGGCACCCCGAGCAGCACGCCGGGCGCGCTGGAGTCCGGCGCGACCGACTTCATGATCGAGGCCCTGGACAACTTCGTCCCGTTCCCCGACGCGATCGCGCAGCCGATCTCGGCCGCGCTCGTCACCGGGCTCGCGGACAGCGGGATCGCCCTGCCCGGGCTCGAGCTGCTCCCGCCCGAGCTGCGGCAGCTCGACCGCGCGCTGGCGGCGTACCTGCAGAGCGACGAGGCGATCCCGCTGTCGTTCCCGATCGCCGGCCTGCTCAACCTGATGGCGACCCAGGTCAACCCGCTCGCGGTCAGCGGCGTGCACCTGTCGCCGTTCGCGCGGCTGACGTACGCCGAGAAGGCGGCCGCGTTCGCGCTGATCGAGAAGACCGACTCCGACCTGGTCGCGCTGCTCGACGTGCACTTCCCGGAGCCGCTGAAGGAGTCGGTGTCGGGGCTGCTCAAGTTCGTCGGCGGTGCGCTGATCGAGTTCGCCACCTTCGGCGCGTACAGCGAGTACGGCGTACTCGACAAGACCACCAAGACCCTCCGCAGGCGCCCGGTCGCCTGGTCCCTGTCGGGCTACCAGCCGAACGGGCCGGTCGAGGGCTGGGACGACTTCATCGGCTACTACCAGGGACGCAAAGAGGTGCACGACTGATGCGCGACGTGATCGTGATCGGGGCCGGCGGTGGCGGCCCGGTGGTCGCCAAGGAGCTCGCCGCGAAGGGGCTCGACGTCCTGCTGCTGGAGGCCGGACCGCGGCACGCGAAGCCGCGGGAGGAGTGGAGTACGTTCGAGGAGGACGCGAACAACCCGCTGTCCGGCTACTTCCGGCTCGGCCCGACCGACCGCAGCAAGCCGGCCTGGTACCGGGAGTGGCCGCAGAACTCGTTCGTCTGGCAGCTGTCCGGCGTCGGCGGCACCACCCAGCACTTCTACGGCAACTACCCGCGCGCGTACCCCGGCGTCTTCCAGGGGTACGACGGTGCCGACCGCAACGAGTACGACGTGAAGCACCGGTTCCCGTTCACGTACTCCGAGCTGGTGCCGTACTTCGAGTGGGTCGAGGCGACGATGCCGGTGATGACCGCGGCGATGGGCACCAAGGAGCAGGTGTTCTTCAAGGGCGCCGAGACGCTCGGGCTGCCGGTGCAGACCACGAAGACGACGCTCCGGCCGTCGTACCGGCCGCAGGAGAACGCGATCCTGCAGCCGGGCGGGACGGCCGGCAAGACGTCGGACAAGAACCTGCTGAACTACCCGCAGGCGACCGGCTGCACCTTCTGCGGCTACTGCTTCCAGGGCTGCATGCGGCCGAACGGTGCCCCGCGCAACCAGTTCGCGAAGCGCTCGACCGACAACAGCTACGTGCCGATGGCCATCACCGCGAACGTGTGGGCGCGCGGCGGCAAGCCGGCCGAGCTGATCGCGGACGCGTACGTGACGAAGGTGCACAGCGAGAAGCGCAACGGCGAGCTGACCGCGACCGGCGTGACGTGGCGGGACAACGTGTCCGGTGACGAGCACCGCGAGGACGCCCGCGTCGTGGTGATGGCCGGCGGCTGCACCGAGAACCCGCGGCTGTGGTTCAACAGCGGCCTGCCGAACCAGAACGGCTGGGTCGGCCGCGGGTACACCGACCACTTCTTCGACTGGATGATCGGTTCGTTCGACGACTACACCGGCAACCCGAAGGGCGTCGGGTCCAGCGCGCGCCTGGACTACCCGGGGTACGGCGGTCTGGAGAACGTCGGGCTCCCGCCCGCGCTGAACGCGTTCTCCGGGACGCTGTCGGACAGCGGGATCCGCGGCCAGTACAAGAACGGCCGCGGCGCGACCGGGCCGTGGGACGGGCCGGCCGGGCGGGTGATGGGCCCGGAGCTGAAGGAGCTGATGGCCGGTGGCATCGACCGCCTGCTGACCGTGCTGGTGATCACCGACGACGACGTCGAGGCGCAGAACCGGGTCACGCTGTCGGCGCTGCCGGCCGACGAGAACGGGCCGATCCCGAAGGTCACCTTCAAGCAGCGCAAGCGGACCCGGCGGACGGTGCGGAACCGCGAGTTCATGGCCCGCAAGGCGGCCGAGCTGCTGCGCGGCGCGGGCGCGAAGAAGGTCTACCGGGTCGACTGGGCGCCGCTCATCCTGCACGTCCAGTCGTCGATGCGGATGGGGGAGTCGGCGCAGAACTCGGTGCTCGAGGGCAGCGGCGAGGCCAGGGCCGTCAAGCGGCTGTTCGTCGCCGACAACTCGGCGCTGGCCAACGGGCTCGGCGGCCCGAACCCGACGCTGACCAGCCAGGCGGTGGCGACGCGGACGGCGGAGAAGATCTTCCAGACGTACTTCGACGGGGACCCGTGGGTGCGGTCGGAGGCGCCGGTGGTGTCGACCGATCCGCGGGTCAGCGTGCGGATGGGGCAGCTGGGGCTCTAGCTGTGTCCGTTTGACGAACATCGGCGTCCGGCCCGGTCCTGCCGTTCGGGCGCCGGTGTTCCTAGGCTCGAAGTACCCCGACGAGGAGGACTTCGAGATGACTCTGACCACCGATCTTTCGGCGCTGGCCCAGCAGTACGCGGCGCAGGGCTTCGTGCTGGTGAAAGGCCTGCTCAGCAAGGAGGAGGCGGCGTCGTACCGGGAACGCAGCCACGCCCTGCTGGCCCAGCTGAACCGTAGCGACGACCCGACCTGGAAGTCGGCGATGGGCCTGTCCGGCGGCGCCACCCGGCTGCAGCACCTGCACGACGCGCAGTTCTACGACGCGGCGTACTCGCGACTGCTGGTGGACCCGCGGTTCACCGACGTGGCCGCCGCGGTGATGGGGGTGGACAACGTCCAGCTCCACCACACCAAGCTGTTCGTGAAGCCGCCGGAGAACG
The Kribbella italica DNA segment above includes these coding regions:
- a CDS encoding GMC family oxidoreductase N-terminal domain-containing protein translates to MRDVIVIGAGGGGPVVAKELAAKGLDVLLLEAGPRHAKPREEWSTFEEDANNPLSGYFRLGPTDRSKPAWYREWPQNSFVWQLSGVGGTTQHFYGNYPRAYPGVFQGYDGADRNEYDVKHRFPFTYSELVPYFEWVEATMPVMTAAMGTKEQVFFKGAETLGLPVQTTKTTLRPSYRPQENAILQPGGTAGKTSDKNLLNYPQATGCTFCGYCFQGCMRPNGAPRNQFAKRSTDNSYVPMAITANVWARGGKPAELIADAYVTKVHSEKRNGELTATGVTWRDNVSGDEHREDARVVVMAGGCTENPRLWFNSGLPNQNGWVGRGYTDHFFDWMIGSFDDYTGNPKGVGSSARLDYPGYGGLENVGLPPALNAFSGTLSDSGIRGQYKNGRGATGPWDGPAGRVMGPELKELMAGGIDRLLTVLVITDDDVEAQNRVTLSALPADENGPIPKVTFKQRKRTRRTVRNREFMARKAAELLRGAGAKKVYRVDWAPLILHVQSSMRMGESAQNSVLEGSGEARAVKRLFVADNSALANGLGGPNPTLTSQAVATRTAEKIFQTYFDGDPWVRSEAPVVSTDPRVSVRMGQLGL
- a CDS encoding endonuclease/exonuclease/phosphatase family protein encodes the protein MPDRQTALASRPPRSAARKRRSGGQRRTGGKWRRGIVIAVLAILSALPLMFHRHVPNSVGNLGSLLDTFLPWVGLAVPVLAVAALVRRSATAGVALLVPAVVWGLMFGHLLIPNGSDGGPHDLRVLSHNVDADNPDPERTAADLLAADADVIALEEITAADLKVYKRELAAEYPHVVSRGTVALWSKFPVEEGKAVDVGFSWTRALRAEVSTPEGKVAFYVAHLASVRVGTSGFTSNQRNETIKQLGQQIAAEKRAGVVVMGDFNGTANDRSLAPITAGLRSAQGAAGQGFGFTWPAKFPMARIDHIMVRGVTPTKAWVMEPTGSDHRPVVAELTI
- a CDS encoding PaaI family thioesterase; the protein is MGEQTFRWTDPEQVLAETAALSGLEYMQGLTEGTIPPPPIAVLMQFGPVSVEKGKVAFSCQPSHASYNPIGMVHGGLVCTLLDTVTGCAAHTTLPAGVGYTSVEIKVNYLRPVLADTGELIGTGWVVKGGRSVIFAEGNVVNAAGDLIATATSTLLVRSRPGAA
- a CDS encoding sodium:solute symporter family protein encodes the protein MFAQESVLRLDAQAIDYIIIALYFVFVLGIGYLAKRAVSNSLDFFLSGRSLPAWVTGLAFISANLGAIEIMGMSANGAQYGMPTVHYFWIGAIPAMLFLGVVMMPFYYGSKVRSVPEFMLRRFGKPAHLVNAISFAVAQVLIAGVNLFLLATIVNVLLGWPIWVSTIVAAVIVLSYITLGGLSAAIYNEVLQFFVIVAALLPLTIVGLHRVGGWQGLVDKVTAAPNGGAEQLSAWPGNQLSGFDNSFLSVIGLVFGLGFVLSFGYWTTNFVEVQRAMASKNMSAARRTPIIGAFPKMFIPFIVIIPGMIAAVAVPELQAVKAGTGSEVTYNDALLLLMRDLLPNGMLGLAITGLLASFMAGMAANLSSFNTVMTYDLLERYVIKDRSDGFYLRTGRWVTVIGTLIAVGTAAIASGYSNLMDYLQQLFSFFNAPLFATFILGMFWKRMTATAGWVGLVSGTSTAVLVFILSETGVINLPGQGASFVGAGAAFVVDIVVSVAVSMVTRPKADEDLKGLVYSLTPKADRTEAAQAGDHGWYRRPTLLAGIALAMTVVLNIVFG